From the bacterium genome, the window GACCCGGGACCCCGGCGATCGCCAGCGTCCCGACGAGCATCGTCACGTAGGTCACCGGCAGCGCCTTCTTCAAACCCCCCATTTTGGTCATGTCCTGCTCGCCGCTCATCGCGTGGATCACCGAGCCCGAGGCCAGGAATAAAAGACCCTTGAAGAACGCGTGCGTCCCCAAATGAAAGATCGCCACCGAGTACGCCCCCACCCCCGCCGCCAGAAACATGTAGCCCAGCTGCGACACCGTCGAGTACGCCAGCACCTTCTTGATGTCCGTTTGCGCCAAACCGATCGTCGCCGCAAACAGAGCCGTCACCGCCCCGATCACCGCCACCAACATCCCCACCCCCGGCGCCAGCTGATAGAACGCGTTCGAACGCACCACCATGAACACGCCCGCCGTCACCATCGTCGCCGCGTGGATCAGCGCCGAGACCGGCGTCGGACCCGCCATCGCGTCCGGCAACCACACGTACAACGGTATCTGCGCGCTCTTGCCCACCGCCCCGATGAACAGGCACAGCGCCACGAACGACGCGAACGACATCCCCAAGACATACGGCTCGCCGGTCAGAGACAGACCGTGCGCATCCGCCTCGACCGCCGAGAAAATCGACAGGTAATCCAGCGTCCCGAACCGAGACACCAGCGCGAACAGACCCAACAGGAACGCAAAGTCCCCGATCCGGTTGACGATGAACGCCTTGCGCCCCGCGTACGGCGGAAACTCCTCCTCGTAGTAGAACCCGATCAGCAAGTACGAGCACAGACCCACACCCTCCCAACCCACGAAGGTCACCAGGTAGTTGTTGCCCAACACCAACAGCAGCATCGCACCCATGAACAGATTCATGTACACGAAGTAACGCTGGTAGCCCGACTCGTGACCCATGTAGCCCACCGAGTACACGTGGATCCAAAAACCCACGAACGTCACCACGAACATCATCACCGACGACAACGGGTCCAGCAGAAA encodes:
- the nuoL gene encoding NADH-quinone oxidoreductase subunit L, producing the protein FLLDPLSSVMMFVVTFVGFWIHVYSVGYMGHESGYQRYFVYMNLFMGAMLLLVLGNNYLVTFVGWEGVGLCSYLLIGFYYEEEFPPYAGRKAFIVNRIGDFAFLLGLFALVSRFGTLDYLSIFSAVEADAHGLSLTGEPYVLGMSFASFVALCLFIGAVGKSAQIPLYVWLPDAMAGPTPVSALIHAATMVTAGVFMVVRSNAFYQLAPGVGMLVAVIGAVTALFAATIGLAQTDIKKVLAYSTVSQLGYMFLAAGVGAYSVAIFHLGTHAFFKGLLFLASGSVIHAMSGEQDMTKMGGLKKALPVTYVTMLVGTLAIAGVPGLAGFFSKDQILAAAWGSSKVLWAVGWVTAGLTAFYMFRLMFMTFTGEFRGTREQGAHLHESPKVMTVPLGVLAVGSVLAGYLGLPKLGEFDWNLFGHYLEPVVAEVHLAGLSEHGGHHASVLVELVLMALSVAVAGLGIYLAWTLYGAPGGKPRALAGGERWALRFPITHKLLFNKYYVDEIYDASVVRPLSGLARFCWKVVDGVFVEGAVHAPAFVSRVTGELGRLTTTGNVRSYLFYAVFGMLALAWWVLAS